In Streptomyces sp. NBC_00341, the DNA window GCGTCCGGCGGGGCGAGGTGGTCTGTGACCACACCCTCCACCACGGCTTCGACCGCATCCCCGCGGCCTACGGGAGCCTCTACCACGACCGCGGGGCCAACCTGGGGAAGGTGCTGGTCGAGTTGTGACGGGTCGAGTCGTGACCGTCCGGCCCAGCCCCTCCACGCCATTTCGGCCGCCCCTCCGCGCCATCTCGGTCCGGCCGTCCGCCGGTCCGCTTTCCTGTCGAACCAGCACAGCCAGGAGGTACTTTGTCCACCGCAGTCAGTGCCGGTCCCGAACCGCTGTCGGCGCCGCTCCACCGCATGGAGTTCGGCGTCCCGGGCCCGCCCCGGCTCACCGAGCTCACGGACGGGTCGCCGGCCTGGCTGGTCAGCCGGTATCCCGATGTCAAACAGGTGCTCAGCGACAGCCGGTTCGGCCGCGCCGAGCTGTACGCGCCGGACGGTCCGTCCGTCACCCAGGCACCGGGGCTGGTCAACGACCCGGACCTGATGTTCAACCAGGACGGCCCCGACCACCTGCGGCTGCGCCGCACCCTGCGCCGCGCGTTCACTCCGCGCGCGGTCGCCAGGTGGCAGCCCTGGATCGCGGCGATCGTGGAGCAGCTGCTCGACGGACTCGCGCAGGGGGAAGGGCAGGCGGACATCGTCGCGGAGTTCACCCTGCCGTTGCCGGTGGCCGTGATCAGCCGGCTGATGGGGCTGGACGAGTCCGCGCGTGAGCGGATGCGCCACTGGAGCGATCACGCCTTCACGGACGGCTCCCGCAGCGGTGACGAGGTGGGCCCCGCCATGGCCGAGTTCTCCGAGTTCGGCGCACAGCTCCTGGCGGCACGGCGGCGCGATCCCGGGGCCGATCTGGTGAGCGGACTGGTACGGGCCGCCGACGAGGAGGGAGACATTCCCGAGGCGCAACTGGTCAGCCTGGTCTGCGGGCTGGTGGTCGGCGGACACGACAGCACGATGACCATGCTCGGCAACTCGCTCCTCTACCTGCTCACCGAGAGGCTGGAGGCCTGGCCGCTCCTCGCGGCCTCCGAGGAGGAGGCCGGCACGGTGGCCGACCGCCTGCTCCACCTGATCCCCCTGGGCGACGACCGGGGAAGCACCCGCCGCGCCACCGAGGGCGTCGAGGTCGGGGGCGTGCTGATCCCGGCCGGGGCGGTGGTCCTGGCGGACTGCGGAATGGCCAACCGCGACCCCGCCGTCTTCCCGCCCAGC includes these proteins:
- a CDS encoding cytochrome P450; this encodes MEFGVPGPPRLTELTDGSPAWLVSRYPDVKQVLSDSRFGRAELYAPDGPSVTQAPGLVNDPDLMFNQDGPDHLRLRRTLRRAFTPRAVARWQPWIAAIVEQLLDGLAQGEGQADIVAEFTLPLPVAVISRLMGLDESARERMRHWSDHAFTDGSRSGDEVGPAMAEFSEFGAQLLAARRRDPGADLVSGLVRAADEEGDIPEAQLVSLVCGLVVGGHDSTMTMLGNSLLYLLTERLEAWPLLAASEEEAGTVADRLLHLIPLGDDRGSTRRATEGVEVGGVLIPAGAVVLADCGMANRDPAVFPPSTADDLFAPMEAPTLSFGAGPHYCLGAWLARTELQLALHRLAARFPGLRLSQPPESVRWRMGTTSRSPERLEVSWPRK